The following proteins are encoded in a genomic region of Dasypus novemcinctus isolate mDasNov1 chromosome 21, mDasNov1.1.hap2, whole genome shotgun sequence:
- the NEURL4 gene encoding neuralized-like protein 4 isoform X3 produces the protein MAAGSGGNGGSGAGPGPGPGGGGGPSESGPGPSSGGGLGSSGELHPRTGRLVSLSACGRTARRQQPSQEFNHGLVLSREPLRDGCVFTVRIDRKVNSWSGSIEIGVTALDPSVLDFPSSATGLKGGSWVVSGCSVLRDGRSVLEEYGQDLDQLGEGDHVGVERTAAGELRLWVNGRDCGVAATGLPTRVWAVVDLYGKCTQITVLPPEPGFSPPTPIPTPPLESSAPPEDSTLAEQGTSGDEDFANMELSEVVSNAILSAYNGGLLNVNLSSPPAGEGSGSSGAATSPILTSNDALLFHEKCGTLIKLSNNNKTAERRRPLDEFNNGVVMTNRPLRDNEMFEIRIDKLVDKWSGSIEIGVTTHNPNSLEYPATMTNLQSGTIMMSGCGILTNGKGTRREYCEFSLDELQEGDHIGLTRKSNSALHFFINGIDQGVATPLTPPVVYGVVDLYGMAVKVTIVHNNNHSDRLRRNNAILRALSPEGALRRTAPAAQAEPERLLFHPNCGQKAAITHEGRTALRPHATDDFNHGVVLSSRALRDGEVFQVRIDKMVDKWAGSIEIGVTTHNPAYLQLPSTMTNLRSGTWMMTGNGVMHNGTTILDEYGHNLDRLKAGDTVGVVRREDGTLHFFVNGMTQGPAAWNVPPGVYAVVDLYGQAAQATIVDDVEVPPVPEPLPEGNNQVSPSSPSSGAGGSDLRFHQLHGSNAVITNGGRTALRHNCRSEFNDAIVISNRALRDGELFEIVIQKMVDRWSGSIEAGVTAIRPEDLEFPNTMTDIDYDTWMLSGTAIMQDGNTMRNNYGCDLDALGTGARIGMMRTAKGDLHYFVNGQDQGAACSGLPPEVYAVVDLYGQCVQVSITNATGPMDNSLATSNTATEKSFPLHSPVTGVAHRFHSTCGKNITLEEDGTRAVRAAGYAHGLVFSTKELKPEEVFEVKVEELDEKWAGSLRLGLTTLPPAEVGPGAGAGLGLPPSLPELRMKTTWMVSSCEVRRDGQLQRMNYGRNLERLGVGSRVGIRRGADDTMHILVDGEDMGPAATGIAKNVWAVLDLYGPVRSVSIVSSTRLEEPEGTQPPSPSLDTSSEGEEEDDGEEHSLGGQEPVAVLPTALEFLENHGKNILLSNGNRTATRVASYNQGIVVINQPLVPQLLVQVQIDFLNRQWTSSLVLGVITCPPERLNFPASACALKRAAWLLRGHGVFHNGLKICEKFGPNLDTCPEGTILGLRLDSSGGLHLHVNGVDQGVALPDVPQPCHALVDLYGQCEQVTIVSPEPGATSGKGAGTQGDMEKADMVDGIKESVCWGPPPTASPLKSCEYHALCSRFQELLLLPEDYFMPPPKHSLCYCESCRKLRGDEAHRRRGDPPREYALPFGWCRFNLRANPHLEAGTLTKKWHMAYHGSNVAAVRRVLDRGELGAGTASILSCRPLKGEPEVGFVEPGENCAPPREEQPPPVLLSPSLQYAGAETLASKVQFRDPKSQRTHQAQVAFQVCVRPGSYTPGPPSAALREPPDPHFSPAELEWVTKEKGATLLYALLVRVE, from the exons ATGGCGGCGGGGTCGGGTGGGAATGGGGGCTCTGGGGCAGGCCCCgggccggggccgggcgggggtgGAGGCCCCAGCGAGAGCGGCCCAGGACCGAGCTCCGGCGGGGGTCTCGGCAGCAGCGGGGAGCTGCACCCGCGCACCGGGCGTTTGGTGAGCCTCTCGGCCTGTGGGCGAACAGCGCGGCGGCAGCAGCCGAGCCAGGAGTTTAACCATGGGCTGGTGTTGAGCCGGGAACCCTTGCGAGATGGATGCGTCTTTACCGTCCGCATCGACCGCAAG GTCAACTCCTGGAGTGGCTCCATTGAGATTGGGGTGACAGCGCTGGATCCCAGTGTACTGGACTTCCCAAGCAGTGCCACAGGGCTGAAAGGGGGCTCGTGGGTGGTGTCAGGCTGCTCGGTGCTGCGGGATGGACGCTCTGTGCTGGAGGAGTATGGTCAGGACCTGGACCAGCTTGGCGAAGGGGACCACGTGGGTGTGGAGCGCACAGCTGCTGGAGAGCTGCGGCTCTGGGTGAATGGGCGGGATTGCGGTGTAGCCGCCACGGGCCTGCCCACGCGAGTCTGGGCCGTTGTGGACCTTTATGGCAAGTGCACTCAGATCACCGTGCTACCCCCTGAGCCAGGCTTCAGCCCCCCTACTCCCATCCCCACGCCTCCCCTCGAGTCCTCCGCCCCCCCTGAAGATTCTACCTTGGCTGAACAGGGGACTTCTGGAGATGAAG ACTTCGCCAACATGGAGCTCTCTGAGGTGGTGAGCAACGCCATCCTCTCTGCCTACAACGGGGGACTCCTGAATGTCAACCTGAGCTCTCCACCGGCCGGGGAAGGGTCGGGGAGTAGCGGCGCTGCCACCTCACCTATTCTCACTTCCAACGACGCCCTTCTCTTTCACGAGAAGTGCGGGACCCTCATCAAACTCAGCAACAACAATAAGACAGCCGAGCGCCGCCGGCCCCTGGACGAATTCAACAACGGGGTTGTCATGACCAACCGCCCACTTCGAGACAACGAGATGTTTGAG ATCCGCATCGACAAGCTCGTAGATAAGTGGTCTGGCTCCATCGAGATCGGCGTCACCACCCATAACCCCAACAGTTTGGAGTACCCAGCCACCATGACCAACCTGCAGTCAG GCACCATCATGATGAGTGGGTGCGGGATCCTGACCAACGGCAAGGGCACCCGCCGGGAGTACTGTGAGTTCAGCCTGGATGAGCTGCAG GAGGGTGACCACATTGGCCTCACGAGGAAGTCCAACTCTGCCCTGCACTTCTTCATTAATGGCATCGACCAGG GCGTGGCTACCCCCTTGACACCCCCAGTGGTGTATGGAGTGGTGGACTTGTATGGGATGGCGGTGAAGGTGACCATTGTCCACAATAACAACCACAGTGACCGTCTACGCCGGAACAATGCTATCCTGCGGGCGCTGTCCCCGGAGGGTGCTCTCCGCCGCACTGCTCCTGCTGCCCAGGCAGAACCTGAGCGCCTGCTTTTCCACCCCAACTGTGGGCAGAAGGCAGCCATCACCCACGAGGGACGCACTGCCCTGAGGCCCCA TGCCACCGACGACTTCAACCATGGCGTGGTGCTAAGCAGCAGAGCCCTGCGGGATGGAGAGGTGTTCCAGGTGCGCATCGACAAGATGGTGGACAAGTGGGCTGGCTCCATTGAGATTGGTGTCACCACCCACAACCCTGCCTACCTCCAGTTGCCCTCCACCATGACCAACCTGCGCTCTG GGACCTGGATGATGACTGGGAATGGGGTGATGCACAATGGGACAACCATCCTGGACGAATACGGGCACAACCTGGACCGCCTGAAG GCAGGGGACACGGTGGGCGTGGTGCGGCGGGAGGACGGGACTCTCCACTTCTTTGTCAATGGGATGACTCAGGGCCCTGCTGCCTGGAATGTGCCTCCGGGCGTCTATGCTGTCGTGGATCTCTACGGCCAGGCGGCCCAGGCCACCATTGTGGACGACGTGG AGGTGCCTCCAGTCCCTGAGCCACTCCCCGAAGGAAATAACCAGGTGTCCCCAAGCTCCCCATCTTCAGGAGCCGGGGGCTCAGATCTACGCTTCCACCAGCTGCATGGCAGTAACGCAGTCATCACTAATGGGGGCCGCACCGCGCTCCGCCACAACTGCCGCAGCGAGTTCAATGACGCTATCGTCATCTCCAACCG GGCCCTCCGGGATGGGGAGCTTTTTGAAATTGTCATTCAGAAGATGGTGGACCGCTGGTCAGGCTCCATTGAGGCTg GAGTGACCGCCATTCGGCCTGAAGACCTCGAATTCCCCAACACTATGACGGACATTGACTATGATACGTGGATGCTAAG TGGCACAGCCATCATGCAAGATGGTAACACGATGCGTAACAACTACGGGTGCGACTTGGACGCGCTGGGCACGGGCGCGCGCATCGGCATGATGCGCACAGCCAAGGGCGACCTGCACTACTTTGTTAACGGCCAGGACCAGGGTGCTGCCTGCTCAGGCTTGCCTCCGG AGGTGTATGCAGTCGTGGACCTATACGGCCAGTGtgtccaagtgtccatcaccaaTGCCACCGGTCCCATGGACAACAGCCTGGCGACCAGCAACACCGCCACTGAGAAGTCATTCCCCCTGCACTCCCCAG TGACTGGCGTGGCTCACCGATTCCATAGTACTTGTGGCAAAAACATCACCCTGGAGGAGGACGGCACAAGGGCAGTACGTGCAGCTGGCTATGCTCATGGCCTCGTCTTCAGCACCAAGGAGCTCAAGCCTGAGGAAGTCTTTGAG GTGAAAGTGGAAGAGTTGGATGAGAAGTGGGCAGGCTCCCTCCGGCTGGGACTGACCACACTACCACCAGCGGAGGTGGGGCCTGGCGCGGGGGCTGGCTTGGGGCTGCCGCCCTCCCTGCCAGAGCTCCGGATGAAGACCACTTGGATGGTGTCCAGCTGTGAAGTGAGGCGGGACGGGCAGCTCCAGAGGATGAACTATGGCAGGAACCTGGAGAGGTTGGGG GTGGGGAGCCGTGTAGGCATTCGTCGGGGGGCAGATGACACCATGCACATCCTGGTAGATGGAGAGGATATGGGGCCTGCAGCCACCGGCATTGCCAAG AACGTGTGGGCTGTATTGGATCTGTACGGGCCTGTGCGCAGTGTGTCTATTGTCAGCTCCACAAGGCTAGAGGAGCCCGAAGGCACCCAGCCTCCTTCCCCCAGCCTGGACACCAGCAGTGAAGGCGAGGAAGAGGACGACGGCGAGGAGCATAGCCTGGGA GGCCAAGAGCCAGTGGCTGTTCTGCCCACAGCCCTTGAGTTCCTGGAGAACCATGGGAAGAATATCCTCTTGTCCAATGGGAATCGTACAGCCACGCGAGTGGCTAGCTACAATCAGGGCATCGTTGTCATCAACCAGCCCCTGGTGCCCCAACTGCTGGTCCAG GTGCAGATAGACTTCCTGAACCGACAGTGGACGTCGTCCCTTGTCCTGGGAGTCATCACCTGCCCACCTGAAAGGCTCAACTTCCCTGCCTCTGCCTGTGCCCTCAAGCGAGCAGCCTGGCTACTGCGGGGCCATGGTGTCTTCCACAATGGTCTCAAG ATCTGTGAGAAGTTTGGGCCAAATTTGGACACGTGTCCTGAAGGCACCATCCTAGGACTACGGCTAGACAGCTCTGGGGGGCTGCATCTCCATGTCAATGGAGTAGACCAGGGGGTGGCTCTGCCCGATGTCCCCCAGCCCTGCCATGCACTAGTGGACCTCTATGGGCAGTGTGAGCAG GTGACAATTGTGAGCCCAGAACCAGGAGCTACCAGTGGCAAGGGTGCTGGAACCCAAGGGGACATGGAGAAAGCTGACATGGTGGATG GTATCAAGGAGAGTGTGTGTTGGGGTCCACCGCCCACTGCTAGCCCACTAAAGAGCTGCGAGTACCATGCCCTCTGCTCCCGCTTCCAGGAGCTGTTGTTGCTTCCTG AGGATTATTTCATGCCTCCGCCCAAGCATAGCCTGTGCTACTGTGAATCTTGCCGGAAGCTGCGAGGCGATGAAGCCCATAGGCGCCGAGGAGACCCCCCCCGGGAGTACGCCCTGCCCTTTGGATGGTGCCGGTTCAATCTCAG GGCAAATCCCCACCTGGAGGCTGGGACGCTAACCAAGAAGTGGCACATGGCATATCATGGGAGCAATGTGGCTGCTGTACGCAGGGTGCTGGATCGAGGAGAGCTGGGAGCAG GCACTGCCTCCATCCTGAGCTGCCGGCCCTTGAAGGGAGAGCCTGAAGTGGGGTTTGTGGAGCCTGGCGAGAACTGTGCACCTCCTCGGGAGGAACAGCCCCCTCCAGTGctgctttccccctccctccaatATGCTGGGGCTGAGACCTTGGCATCCAAAGTGCA ATTCCGGGACCCCAAATCCCAGCGGACGCACCAGGCCCAAGTGGCATTCCAGGTGTGTGTGCGCCCTGGCTCCTACACCCCTGGCCCCCCGTCCGCGGCCCTCAGAGAGCCTCCTGATCCTCACTTCAGTCCAGCTGAACTTGAGTGGGTCACCAAGGAGAAGGGGGCCACACTCCTCTATGCCCTGCTGGTACGGGTGGAATGA
- the NEURL4 gene encoding neuralized-like protein 4 isoform X2, which yields MAAGSGGNGGSGAGPGPGPGGGGGPSESGPGPSSGGGLGSSGELHPRTGRLVSLSACGRTARRQQPSQEFNHGLVLSREPLRDGCVFTVRIDRKVNSWSGSIEIGVTALDPSVLDFPSSATGLKGGSWVVSGCSVLRDGRSVLEEYGQDLDQLGEGDHVGVERTAAGELRLWVNGRDCGVAATGLPTRVWAVVDLYGKCTQITVLPPEPGFSPPTPIPTPPLESSAPPEDSTLAEQGTSGDEAFMVSPAQSRPETFPNSLESHNDFANMELSEVVSNAILSAYNGGLLNVNLSSPPAGEGSGSSGAATSPILTSNDALLFHEKCGTLIKLSNNNKTAERRRPLDEFNNGVVMTNRPLRDNEMFEIRIDKLVDKWSGSIEIGVTTHNPNSLEYPATMTNLQSGTIMMSGCGILTNGKGTRREYCEFSLDELQEGDHIGLTRKSNSALHFFINGIDQGVATPLTPPVVYGVVDLYGMAVKVTIVHNNNHSDRLRRNNAILRALSPEGALRRTAPAAQAEPERLLFHPNCGQKAAITHEGRTALRPHATDDFNHGVVLSSRALRDGEVFQVRIDKMVDKWAGSIEIGVTTHNPAYLQLPSTMTNLRSGTWMMTGNGVMHNGTTILDEYGHNLDRLKAGDTVGVVRREDGTLHFFVNGMTQGPAAWNVPPGVYAVVDLYGQAAQATIVDDVEVPPVPEPLPEGNNQVSPSSPSSGAGGSDLRFHQLHGSNAVITNGGRTALRHNCRSEFNDAIVISNRALRDGELFEIVIQKMVDRWSGSIEAGVTAIRPEDLEFPNTMTDIDYDTWMLSGTAIMQDGNTMRNNYGCDLDALGTGARIGMMRTAKGDLHYFVNGQDQGAACSGLPPEVYAVVDLYGQCVQVSITNATGPMDNSLATSNTATEKSFPLHSPVTGVAHRFHSTCGKNITLEEDGTRAVRAAGYAHGLVFSTKELKPEEVFEVKVEELDEKWAGSLRLGLTTLPPAEVGPGAGAGLGLPPSLPELRMKTTWMVSSCEVRRDGQLQRMNYGRNLERLGVGSRVGIRRGADDTMHILVDGEDMGPAATGIAKNVWAVLDLYGPVRSVSIVSSTRLEEPEGTQPPSPSLDTSSEGEEEDDGEEHSLGGQEPVAVLPTALEFLENHGKNILLSNGNRTATRVASYNQGIVVINQPLVPQLLVQVQIDFLNRQWTSSLVLGVITCPPERLNFPASACALKRAAWLLRGHGVFHNGLKICEKFGPNLDTCPEGTILGLRLDSSGGLHLHVNGVDQGVALPDVPQPCHALVDLYGQCEQVTIVSPEPGATSGKGAGTQGDMEKADMVDGIKESVCWGPPPTASPLKSCEYHALCSRFQELLLLPEDYFMPPPKHSLCYCESCRKLRGDEAHRRRGDPPREYALPFGWCRFNLRANPHLEAGTLTKKWHMAYHGSNVAAVRRVLDRGELGAGTASILSCRPLKGEPEVGFVEPGENCAPPREEQPPPVLLSPSLQYAGAETLASKVQFRDPKSQRTHQAQVAFQVCVRPGSYTPGPPSAALREPPDPHFSPAELEWVTKEKGATLLYALLVRVE from the exons ATGGCGGCGGGGTCGGGTGGGAATGGGGGCTCTGGGGCAGGCCCCgggccggggccgggcgggggtgGAGGCCCCAGCGAGAGCGGCCCAGGACCGAGCTCCGGCGGGGGTCTCGGCAGCAGCGGGGAGCTGCACCCGCGCACCGGGCGTTTGGTGAGCCTCTCGGCCTGTGGGCGAACAGCGCGGCGGCAGCAGCCGAGCCAGGAGTTTAACCATGGGCTGGTGTTGAGCCGGGAACCCTTGCGAGATGGATGCGTCTTTACCGTCCGCATCGACCGCAAG GTCAACTCCTGGAGTGGCTCCATTGAGATTGGGGTGACAGCGCTGGATCCCAGTGTACTGGACTTCCCAAGCAGTGCCACAGGGCTGAAAGGGGGCTCGTGGGTGGTGTCAGGCTGCTCGGTGCTGCGGGATGGACGCTCTGTGCTGGAGGAGTATGGTCAGGACCTGGACCAGCTTGGCGAAGGGGACCACGTGGGTGTGGAGCGCACAGCTGCTGGAGAGCTGCGGCTCTGGGTGAATGGGCGGGATTGCGGTGTAGCCGCCACGGGCCTGCCCACGCGAGTCTGGGCCGTTGTGGACCTTTATGGCAAGTGCACTCAGATCACCGTGCTACCCCCTGAGCCAGGCTTCAGCCCCCCTACTCCCATCCCCACGCCTCCCCTCGAGTCCTCCGCCCCCCCTGAAGATTCTACCTTGGCTGAACAGGGGACTTCTGGAGATGAAG CCTTCATGGTGTCCCCAGCGCAGTCCCGGCCGGAGACGTTTCCTAACAGCCTTGAGTCGCATAATG ACTTCGCCAACATGGAGCTCTCTGAGGTGGTGAGCAACGCCATCCTCTCTGCCTACAACGGGGGACTCCTGAATGTCAACCTGAGCTCTCCACCGGCCGGGGAAGGGTCGGGGAGTAGCGGCGCTGCCACCTCACCTATTCTCACTTCCAACGACGCCCTTCTCTTTCACGAGAAGTGCGGGACCCTCATCAAACTCAGCAACAACAATAAGACAGCCGAGCGCCGCCGGCCCCTGGACGAATTCAACAACGGGGTTGTCATGACCAACCGCCCACTTCGAGACAACGAGATGTTTGAG ATCCGCATCGACAAGCTCGTAGATAAGTGGTCTGGCTCCATCGAGATCGGCGTCACCACCCATAACCCCAACAGTTTGGAGTACCCAGCCACCATGACCAACCTGCAGTCAG GCACCATCATGATGAGTGGGTGCGGGATCCTGACCAACGGCAAGGGCACCCGCCGGGAGTACTGTGAGTTCAGCCTGGATGAGCTGCAG GAGGGTGACCACATTGGCCTCACGAGGAAGTCCAACTCTGCCCTGCACTTCTTCATTAATGGCATCGACCAGG GCGTGGCTACCCCCTTGACACCCCCAGTGGTGTATGGAGTGGTGGACTTGTATGGGATGGCGGTGAAGGTGACCATTGTCCACAATAACAACCACAGTGACCGTCTACGCCGGAACAATGCTATCCTGCGGGCGCTGTCCCCGGAGGGTGCTCTCCGCCGCACTGCTCCTGCTGCCCAGGCAGAACCTGAGCGCCTGCTTTTCCACCCCAACTGTGGGCAGAAGGCAGCCATCACCCACGAGGGACGCACTGCCCTGAGGCCCCA TGCCACCGACGACTTCAACCATGGCGTGGTGCTAAGCAGCAGAGCCCTGCGGGATGGAGAGGTGTTCCAGGTGCGCATCGACAAGATGGTGGACAAGTGGGCTGGCTCCATTGAGATTGGTGTCACCACCCACAACCCTGCCTACCTCCAGTTGCCCTCCACCATGACCAACCTGCGCTCTG GGACCTGGATGATGACTGGGAATGGGGTGATGCACAATGGGACAACCATCCTGGACGAATACGGGCACAACCTGGACCGCCTGAAG GCAGGGGACACGGTGGGCGTGGTGCGGCGGGAGGACGGGACTCTCCACTTCTTTGTCAATGGGATGACTCAGGGCCCTGCTGCCTGGAATGTGCCTCCGGGCGTCTATGCTGTCGTGGATCTCTACGGCCAGGCGGCCCAGGCCACCATTGTGGACGACGTGG AGGTGCCTCCAGTCCCTGAGCCACTCCCCGAAGGAAATAACCAGGTGTCCCCAAGCTCCCCATCTTCAGGAGCCGGGGGCTCAGATCTACGCTTCCACCAGCTGCATGGCAGTAACGCAGTCATCACTAATGGGGGCCGCACCGCGCTCCGCCACAACTGCCGCAGCGAGTTCAATGACGCTATCGTCATCTCCAACCG GGCCCTCCGGGATGGGGAGCTTTTTGAAATTGTCATTCAGAAGATGGTGGACCGCTGGTCAGGCTCCATTGAGGCTg GAGTGACCGCCATTCGGCCTGAAGACCTCGAATTCCCCAACACTATGACGGACATTGACTATGATACGTGGATGCTAAG TGGCACAGCCATCATGCAAGATGGTAACACGATGCGTAACAACTACGGGTGCGACTTGGACGCGCTGGGCACGGGCGCGCGCATCGGCATGATGCGCACAGCCAAGGGCGACCTGCACTACTTTGTTAACGGCCAGGACCAGGGTGCTGCCTGCTCAGGCTTGCCTCCGG AGGTGTATGCAGTCGTGGACCTATACGGCCAGTGtgtccaagtgtccatcaccaaTGCCACCGGTCCCATGGACAACAGCCTGGCGACCAGCAACACCGCCACTGAGAAGTCATTCCCCCTGCACTCCCCAG TGACTGGCGTGGCTCACCGATTCCATAGTACTTGTGGCAAAAACATCACCCTGGAGGAGGACGGCACAAGGGCAGTACGTGCAGCTGGCTATGCTCATGGCCTCGTCTTCAGCACCAAGGAGCTCAAGCCTGAGGAAGTCTTTGAG GTGAAAGTGGAAGAGTTGGATGAGAAGTGGGCAGGCTCCCTCCGGCTGGGACTGACCACACTACCACCAGCGGAGGTGGGGCCTGGCGCGGGGGCTGGCTTGGGGCTGCCGCCCTCCCTGCCAGAGCTCCGGATGAAGACCACTTGGATGGTGTCCAGCTGTGAAGTGAGGCGGGACGGGCAGCTCCAGAGGATGAACTATGGCAGGAACCTGGAGAGGTTGGGG GTGGGGAGCCGTGTAGGCATTCGTCGGGGGGCAGATGACACCATGCACATCCTGGTAGATGGAGAGGATATGGGGCCTGCAGCCACCGGCATTGCCAAG AACGTGTGGGCTGTATTGGATCTGTACGGGCCTGTGCGCAGTGTGTCTATTGTCAGCTCCACAAGGCTAGAGGAGCCCGAAGGCACCCAGCCTCCTTCCCCCAGCCTGGACACCAGCAGTGAAGGCGAGGAAGAGGACGACGGCGAGGAGCATAGCCTGGGA GGCCAAGAGCCAGTGGCTGTTCTGCCCACAGCCCTTGAGTTCCTGGAGAACCATGGGAAGAATATCCTCTTGTCCAATGGGAATCGTACAGCCACGCGAGTGGCTAGCTACAATCAGGGCATCGTTGTCATCAACCAGCCCCTGGTGCCCCAACTGCTGGTCCAG GTGCAGATAGACTTCCTGAACCGACAGTGGACGTCGTCCCTTGTCCTGGGAGTCATCACCTGCCCACCTGAAAGGCTCAACTTCCCTGCCTCTGCCTGTGCCCTCAAGCGAGCAGCCTGGCTACTGCGGGGCCATGGTGTCTTCCACAATGGTCTCAAG ATCTGTGAGAAGTTTGGGCCAAATTTGGACACGTGTCCTGAAGGCACCATCCTAGGACTACGGCTAGACAGCTCTGGGGGGCTGCATCTCCATGTCAATGGAGTAGACCAGGGGGTGGCTCTGCCCGATGTCCCCCAGCCCTGCCATGCACTAGTGGACCTCTATGGGCAGTGTGAGCAG GTGACAATTGTGAGCCCAGAACCAGGAGCTACCAGTGGCAAGGGTGCTGGAACCCAAGGGGACATGGAGAAAGCTGACATGGTGGATG GTATCAAGGAGAGTGTGTGTTGGGGTCCACCGCCCACTGCTAGCCCACTAAAGAGCTGCGAGTACCATGCCCTCTGCTCCCGCTTCCAGGAGCTGTTGTTGCTTCCTG AGGATTATTTCATGCCTCCGCCCAAGCATAGCCTGTGCTACTGTGAATCTTGCCGGAAGCTGCGAGGCGATGAAGCCCATAGGCGCCGAGGAGACCCCCCCCGGGAGTACGCCCTGCCCTTTGGATGGTGCCGGTTCAATCTCAG GGCAAATCCCCACCTGGAGGCTGGGACGCTAACCAAGAAGTGGCACATGGCATATCATGGGAGCAATGTGGCTGCTGTACGCAGGGTGCTGGATCGAGGAGAGCTGGGAGCAG GCACTGCCTCCATCCTGAGCTGCCGGCCCTTGAAGGGAGAGCCTGAAGTGGGGTTTGTGGAGCCTGGCGAGAACTGTGCACCTCCTCGGGAGGAACAGCCCCCTCCAGTGctgctttccccctccctccaatATGCTGGGGCTGAGACCTTGGCATCCAAAGTGCA ATTCCGGGACCCCAAATCCCAGCGGACGCACCAGGCCCAAGTGGCATTCCAGGTGTGTGTGCGCCCTGGCTCCTACACCCCTGGCCCCCCGTCCGCGGCCCTCAGAGAGCCTCCTGATCCTCACTTCAGTCCAGCTGAACTTGAGTGGGTCACCAAGGAGAAGGGGGCCACACTCCTCTATGCCCTGCTGGTACGGGTGGAATGA